One stretch of Streptomyces sp. NBC_01363 DNA includes these proteins:
- a CDS encoding serine/threonine-protein kinase, translating into MSEAEQAREPQRDKDGRLLAGRYRLGEVLGRGGMGTVWRAVDETLGRTVAVKELRFPSAIDDDEKRRLITRTLREAKAIARIRNNGAVTVYDVVDEDDRPWIVMELIEGKSLAEAVREDGVLTPKRAAEVGLAILDVLRSAHREGILHRDVKPSNVLIAEDGRVVLTDFGIAQVEGDPSVTSTGMLVGAPSYISPERARGHKPGPPADLWSLGGLLYASVEGSPPYDKGSAIATLTAVMTEPLDPPKNAGPLEEVIYGLLARDPEQRLDDAGARALLNDVIHAPEKPDPVVPPPADATQVMALPKAPAEPRAKATPKPAEQGEGTRDRLRGALRSVRNAKAAPAVAAGTAAASATAPPAPRTPPSDALAAGGADTPAKPARPAAATAGGAAASAVVPPQRPATSPATPPRASITDVVPRRTLAIIAAVIVLAVIGTVLALTLGGNDENDASNGNGKGDKSTSAGPSTATGGSTDTDSGSGSGSGSGSGKDQGKGKGKDQDQSGNQGQDKGKGKDSGKGDKPGDALPAGFRTVTNKEFHFTIAMPEDFRFDQKAGSNSGAIYNVSGGFPRIQVDYTDSPGGDAAAAWNAAKAAVAASSNGFHQLGIDKVQYNGYPTVADWQFERTQHGQRVHVLNRGFKVDAGHGYAIMISCKADEWDSAECRTLRKTAFDTFKPID; encoded by the coding sequence ATGTCGGAGGCGGAGCAGGCACGGGAGCCCCAACGGGACAAGGACGGACGTCTCCTCGCGGGGCGCTACCGGCTCGGGGAGGTGCTCGGCCGGGGCGGTATGGGCACGGTCTGGCGTGCCGTCGACGAGACGCTGGGCCGCACGGTCGCGGTCAAGGAACTGCGGTTCCCTTCGGCCATCGACGACGACGAGAAGCGACGGCTCATCACGCGCACGCTGCGTGAGGCGAAGGCGATTGCCAGGATCCGCAACAACGGCGCGGTGACGGTCTACGACGTGGTCGACGAGGACGACCGGCCGTGGATCGTGATGGAGCTCATCGAGGGCAAGTCCCTCGCCGAAGCGGTGCGCGAGGACGGCGTGCTGACGCCGAAGCGCGCTGCCGAGGTCGGCCTCGCCATCCTCGACGTGCTGCGCTCGGCGCACCGCGAGGGCATCCTGCACCGTGATGTGAAGCCGTCCAATGTGCTGATCGCCGAGGACGGCCGGGTCGTGCTGACCGACTTCGGTATCGCCCAGGTCGAGGGCGACCCGTCGGTCACCTCGACGGGCATGCTCGTCGGCGCCCCCTCGTACATCTCGCCCGAGCGCGCCCGCGGCCACAAGCCGGGACCGCCCGCCGACCTCTGGTCGCTCGGCGGACTGCTGTACGCCAGCGTCGAGGGCTCACCGCCGTACGACAAGGGGTCGGCCATCGCCACCCTGACCGCGGTGATGACCGAACCGCTCGACCCGCCGAAGAACGCCGGTCCGCTGGAGGAGGTCATCTACGGCCTGCTCGCCAGGGACCCGGAGCAGCGGCTCGACGACGCGGGCGCCCGTGCCCTGCTCAACGACGTGATCCACGCGCCCGAGAAGCCGGACCCGGTGGTGCCCCCGCCCGCCGACGCCACCCAGGTCATGGCGCTGCCCAAGGCTCCGGCCGAGCCCCGTGCCAAGGCGACGCCGAAGCCCGCGGAACAGGGCGAGGGCACGCGGGACCGGCTGCGGGGCGCACTGCGCTCCGTACGGAACGCGAAGGCGGCACCGGCCGTCGCGGCGGGCACCGCCGCGGCCTCGGCCACTGCGCCGCCCGCGCCCAGGACGCCTCCGTCGGACGCCCTCGCGGCCGGTGGCGCGGACACCCCCGCGAAGCCCGCCCGGCCCGCGGCTGCCACGGCCGGCGGGGCTGCGGCCTCCGCCGTCGTGCCGCCGCAGCGCCCGGCGACGTCACCGGCCACCCCGCCCCGGGCGTCCATCACGGACGTGGTCCCGCGCCGCACCCTGGCGATCATCGCGGCCGTGATCGTGCTCGCCGTGATCGGCACGGTCCTCGCGCTCACGCTCGGCGGGAACGACGAGAACGACGCGAGCAACGGCAACGGCAAGGGCGACAAGTCGACCTCGGCCGGTCCCTCGACGGCGACCGGTGGTTCCACGGACACCGACAGCGGCAGCGGCAGTGGCAGTGGCAGTGGCAGCGGCAAGGACCAGGGCAAGGGCAAGGGCAAGGACCAGGACCAGAGCGGCAACCAGGGCCAGGACAAGGGCAAGGGCAAGGACAGCGGCAAGGGCGACAAGCCGGGGGACGCGCTGCCCGCCGGGTTCCGGACAGTGACGAACAAGGAATTCCACTTCACGATCGCCATGCCCGAGGACTTCCGCTTCGACCAGAAGGCGGGCAGCAACTCCGGTGCCATCTACAACGTGAGCGGTGGCTTCCCCCGTATCCAGGTCGACTACACCGATTCGCCCGGTGGCGACGCGGCCGCGGCCTGGAACGCGGCGAAGGCCGCCGTCGCGGCCAGCAGCAACGGCTTCCATCAACTCGGCATCGACAAGGTCCAGTACAACGGCTACCCGACCGTCGCCGACTGGCAGTTCGAGCGCACCCAGCACGGCCAGCGGGTCCATGTGCTCAACCGGGGCTTCAAGGTCGACGCCGGCCACGGCTACGCGATCATGATCAGCTGCAAGGCGGACGAGTGGGACAGCGCGGAGTGCCGGACGCTGCGCAAGACCGCGTTCGACACGTTCAAGCCCATCGACTGA
- a CDS encoding serine hydrolase, with amino-acid sequence MPILRALFAAPLVLALFVLGTTTPPSEPHLTPAATYLPRLVTEGGAPTAALLARRASSAPYDTYRSTGPNVRRADRFRAGSITKTFVATVVLQLVRERRLRLTDTVERLLPGLVRGNGNAGRRITLRALLSHTSGLYDYTADPSAHPLSATAAVRVAVSHRPTGAPSRYAYSNTNYAVLGLVVQRVTGHPYATEIRNRVITPLRLTGTSLPGTRTALPIPHGRGYTRDPADGSLRDATALDPRTAGAAGELISTLDDLNRFYAALLGGRLLAPAQRAILLNTGATHGVYGLGIYPQKLSCGITVWGHNGHIAGSYVRTAATRDGRHTLTYRIDTDTLADAEPLETALLDAEFCDGTPKPRTP; translated from the coding sequence ATGCCGATACTCAGGGCGTTGTTCGCCGCCCCGTTGGTGCTGGCGCTGTTCGTACTGGGAACAACGACCCCGCCCAGCGAACCACACCTCACCCCCGCAGCCACCTACCTGCCCCGGCTCGTCACCGAGGGCGGTGCTCCCACGGCGGCACTGCTGGCCCGTCGTGCCTCTTCCGCACCGTACGACACCTACCGCTCGACAGGCCCCAATGTCCGACGGGCGGACCGGTTCCGGGCGGGCAGCATCACCAAGACCTTCGTCGCCACGGTCGTGCTCCAACTCGTCCGGGAACGCAGGCTGCGGCTGACGGACACGGTCGAACGGCTGTTGCCGGGGCTGGTGCGCGGCAACGGCAACGCCGGCCGCCGCATCACCCTGCGCGCCCTGCTCAGCCACACCAGCGGCCTCTACGACTACACCGCCGACCCATCGGCCCACCCCCTCTCCGCCACCGCGGCGGTCCGCGTCGCCGTGTCCCATCGTCCAACGGGTGCCCCCAGCCGCTACGCGTACTCCAACACCAATTACGCCGTACTCGGACTCGTCGTTCAACGGGTCACCGGACATCCCTACGCCACCGAGATCCGCAACCGCGTCATCACCCCCCTCCGTCTCACGGGCACCTCGCTCCCGGGCACCCGGACCGCCCTGCCCATCCCGCACGGCCGCGGCTACACCCGCGATCCGGCCGACGGCAGCCTGCGCGACGCCACCGCGCTCGACCCGCGCACGGCGGGCGCGGCCGGCGAGCTGATCTCCACGCTCGACGATCTGAACCGCTTCTACGCGGCCCTGCTGGGCGGCCGTCTCCTCGCGCCCGCCCAGCGGGCGATCCTGCTGAACACCGGGGCCACGCACGGCGTCTACGGCCTGGGCATCTATCCGCAGAAGCTCTCCTGCGGCATCACCGTCTGGGGGCACAACGGCCATATCGCGGGCAGTTACGTCCGGACCGCCGCCACCCGTGACGGCAGGCACACCCTGACGTACCGCATCGACACGGACACCCTGGCCGACGCGGAGCCCCTCGAAACCGCACTGCTGGACGCGGAGTTCTGCGACGGGACGCCCAAGCCCCGGACGCCCTAG
- a CDS encoding glycerol-3-phosphate dehydrogenase/oxidase, translating into MRTATLGPAERAEALAAMAERELDVLVVGAGVVGAGTALDAATRGLSTGLVEARDWASGTSSRSSKLIHGGLRYLEMLDFALVREALKERGLLLERLAPHLVKPVPFLYPLQHKGWERLYAGSGVALYDAMSVSSGHGRGLPVHRHISRRRALRVAPALKKDALVGALQYYDAQMDDARYVATLVRTAAGYGAHVANRARVIGFLREGERVVGARVEDVEAGGEYEVRAKQVVNATGVWTDDTQALIGERGQFHVRASKGIHLVVPKDRIHSSTGLILRTEKSVLFVIPWGRHWIIGTTDTDWDLDKAHPAASSADIDYLLEHVNSVLATPLSRDDVQGVYAGLRPLLAGESDATSKLSREHTVAHPLPGLVVVAGGKYTTYRVMAKDAVDEAVHGLDQRVAACVTEEIPLLGAEGYPALWNARARIAARTGLHVARVEHLLNRYGSMTEQILELILGDPVLGEPLPAADDYLKAEIVYAASHEGARHLDDVLTRRTRISIETFDRGTNSARLCAELMAPVLGWDEGQIGREVEHYEKRVQAERESQRQPDDLTADAARLGAPDIVPI; encoded by the coding sequence GTGAGGACAGCGACACTGGGACCTGCGGAGCGCGCCGAGGCGCTGGCCGCGATGGCCGAGCGCGAACTGGACGTGCTGGTCGTGGGGGCGGGCGTGGTCGGCGCCGGTACGGCGCTGGACGCGGCGACGAGAGGACTCTCGACCGGCCTGGTCGAGGCCCGCGACTGGGCGTCGGGCACATCGAGCAGGTCGAGCAAGCTGATCCACGGCGGGCTGCGGTATCTGGAGATGCTCGACTTCGCGCTCGTCCGGGAGGCGCTGAAGGAGCGCGGGCTGCTCCTGGAGCGGCTGGCCCCGCATCTGGTGAAGCCGGTGCCGTTCCTCTATCCGTTGCAGCACAAGGGCTGGGAGCGGCTCTACGCCGGTTCCGGCGTGGCGCTCTACGACGCGATGTCGGTGTCGTCGGGCCACGGCCGCGGCCTGCCCGTGCACCGGCATATCTCCCGCCGCCGTGCCCTGCGGGTCGCCCCGGCACTGAAGAAGGACGCCCTGGTCGGCGCCTTGCAGTACTACGACGCGCAGATGGACGACGCCCGCTATGTGGCGACCCTGGTGCGCACCGCCGCCGGGTACGGCGCACATGTGGCCAACCGTGCGCGGGTGATCGGCTTCCTCCGGGAGGGCGAGCGGGTCGTCGGCGCCCGGGTGGAGGACGTCGAGGCGGGCGGGGAGTACGAGGTCAGAGCCAAGCAGGTGGTCAACGCGACCGGGGTCTGGACGGATGACACCCAGGCGCTGATCGGGGAGCGCGGACAGTTCCACGTCCGGGCGTCCAAGGGCATTCACCTGGTCGTCCCCAAGGACCGCATCCACTCCTCGACCGGCCTGATCCTGCGGACCGAGAAGTCCGTCCTCTTCGTCATCCCATGGGGACGGCACTGGATCATCGGGACGACGGACACCGACTGGGACCTGGACAAGGCGCACCCGGCGGCGTCCAGCGCCGATATCGACTACCTGCTCGAACACGTCAACTCGGTCCTGGCCACGCCCCTGAGCCGGGACGACGTCCAGGGCGTCTACGCCGGGCTGCGGCCGCTGCTGGCCGGCGAGTCCGATGCCACCAGCAAGCTCTCGCGCGAGCACACGGTGGCGCATCCGCTGCCGGGCCTCGTGGTCGTGGCGGGCGGCAAGTACACGACGTACCGGGTGATGGCGAAGGACGCCGTGGACGAGGCGGTGCACGGCCTGGACCAGCGGGTGGCGGCCTGCGTCACCGAGGAGATCCCGCTGCTGGGGGCGGAGGGATACCCGGCCCTGTGGAACGCCCGCGCGAGGATCGCGGCCCGCACGGGCCTCCATGTCGCCCGGGTGGAGCACCTGCTCAACCGGTACGGCTCGATGACCGAGCAGATCCTCGAGCTGATCCTCGGCGATCCGGTGCTGGGGGAGCCGCTGCCCGCGGCGGACGACTACCTGAAGGCCGAGATCGTCTACGCGGCCTCGCACGAGGGGGCCCGCCATCTCGACGACGTGCTGACCCGCCGGACCCGGATCTCCATCGAAACCTTCGACCGGGGCACGAACAGTGCCCGGCTCTGCGCGGAACTGATGGCGCCGGTGCTGGGCTGGGACGAGGGGCAGATCGGCCGGGAGGTCGAGCACTACGAGAAGCGGGTGCAGGCGGAGCGGGAGTCGCAGCGGCAGCCGGACGACCTCACGGCCGACGCGGCGCGGCTCGGGGCTCCGGACATCGTGCCGATCTAG
- a CDS encoding nucleotide sugar dehydrogenase, which produces MPADLAVIGLGHLGLPLAQAAVAAGVQTIGYDTDPRACRELSAGRTPVEGSLTASDVRRMLSGGFRPTTNPAELGRVRTAVICAPAPLGADRTLDLTAVGDAARALAARLRPHTTVLLESAVPPGTTENYLLPLLEEGSGLRAGRDFHLACSPSRLDPGNRSHVYANTPKVIGGLTPACTESAAAFYGRLTDKVVRARGPREAEMTKVLETNFRYVNIALVNEMAVLCHDLGVDLWDVIRCAETKPFGFQPFRPGPGVGGHGAPVDPGYLPYNSRTPGHPLRMVSLAQEINGRMPQYVIQRCATLLNEHGKSVRGARVLLLGVTYKPDLADQEGSPAREIATRLMDMGAQIGYHDPHVLDWRVRELPVPRADSLYEAASSADLTVLLQHHRTYDLQGLAVKAQLLLDTRGATPAGAAHRL; this is translated from the coding sequence ATGCCCGCAGACCTCGCCGTCATCGGACTCGGCCACCTCGGCCTGCCTCTCGCCCAGGCCGCCGTGGCCGCAGGCGTGCAGACCATCGGCTACGACACCGACCCACGCGCCTGCAGGGAACTCTCCGCAGGCCGCACCCCCGTCGAGGGATCGCTCACCGCCTCGGACGTCCGCCGGATGCTCTCGGGGGGTTTCCGGCCCACCACCAACCCGGCCGAACTGGGCCGGGTCCGTACCGCGGTGATCTGCGCCCCCGCCCCGCTCGGCGCCGACCGCACCCTCGACCTGACCGCCGTCGGCGACGCGGCCCGCGCGCTCGCCGCCCGGCTGCGCCCGCACACCACCGTCCTGCTGGAATCGGCCGTGCCGCCCGGCACCACCGAGAACTACCTGCTGCCGCTGCTCGAAGAGGGCTCGGGGCTGCGCGCCGGCCGCGACTTCCACCTCGCCTGCTCCCCCAGTCGCCTCGACCCCGGCAACCGGAGCCACGTCTACGCCAACACCCCCAAGGTCATCGGCGGCCTCACCCCCGCCTGCACCGAATCCGCCGCCGCCTTCTACGGCCGGCTCACCGACAAGGTCGTCCGGGCCCGCGGGCCGCGCGAGGCCGAGATGACGAAGGTCCTGGAGACCAACTTCCGGTACGTCAACATCGCCCTGGTCAACGAGATGGCGGTGCTCTGCCACGACCTCGGCGTCGACCTGTGGGACGTCATCCGGTGCGCCGAGACCAAGCCCTTCGGCTTCCAGCCGTTCCGTCCGGGCCCCGGCGTCGGCGGCCACGGCGCACCCGTGGACCCGGGCTACCTCCCGTACAACAGCCGCACCCCCGGCCACCCCCTGCGGATGGTCTCGCTCGCGCAGGAGATCAACGGCCGGATGCCGCAGTACGTGATCCAGCGCTGCGCCACCCTGCTGAACGAACACGGCAAGTCCGTCCGCGGCGCCCGGGTGCTGCTGCTCGGGGTCACCTACAAGCCCGACCTCGCCGACCAGGAGGGCTCCCCCGCCCGGGAGATCGCGACCCGGCTGATGGACATGGGCGCCCAGATCGGCTACCACGACCCGCACGTCCTGGACTGGCGGGTGCGCGAACTCCCGGTCCCGCGCGCCGACTCGCTGTACGAGGCGGCGTCGAGCGCCGACCTCACGGTGCTGCTCCAGCACCACCGGACGTACGACCTCCAGGGCCTCGCGGTGAAGGCCCAGCTCCTCCTGGACACCCGGGGCGCGACCCCGGCGGGGGCCGCGCACCGGCTGTGA
- a CDS encoding GuaB3 family IMP dehydrogenase-related protein, which translates to MTEIEIGRGKRGRRAYAFDDIAVVPSRRTRDPKEVSIAWQIDAYRFELPFLAAPMDSVVSPQTAIRIGELGGLGVLNLEGLWTRHADPQPLLDEIAEMPVESATRRLQEIYSAPIQEELIGQRIKEVRDSGVVTAAALSPQRTAQFSKAVVDAGVDIFVIRGTTVSAEHVSGAAEPLNLKQFIYELDVPVIVGGCATYTAALHLMRTGAAGVLVGFGGGAAHTTRNVFGIQVPMATAVADVAGARRDYMDESGGRYVHVIADGGVGWSGDLPKAIACGADAVMMGSPLARATDAPGRGRHWGMEAVHEDVPRGKLVDLGSVGTTEEVLTGPSHTPDGSMNIFGALRRAMATTGYSDLKEFQRVEVTVADSQHRR; encoded by the coding sequence GCCGTCGTACCCGCGACCCGAAGGAGGTCTCGATCGCCTGGCAGATCGACGCCTACCGTTTCGAGCTGCCGTTCCTGGCCGCTCCCATGGACTCCGTGGTCTCCCCGCAGACCGCGATCCGCATCGGTGAGCTGGGCGGCCTCGGCGTCCTCAACCTCGAGGGCCTGTGGACCCGGCACGCCGACCCGCAGCCGCTGCTCGACGAGATCGCCGAGATGCCCGTCGAGTCGGCGACCCGCCGCCTCCAGGAGATCTACTCCGCCCCGATCCAGGAGGAGCTGATCGGACAGCGCATCAAGGAGGTGCGCGACTCCGGTGTCGTCACCGCCGCCGCGCTCTCCCCGCAGCGCACCGCGCAGTTCTCCAAGGCCGTCGTCGACGCGGGCGTGGACATCTTCGTCATCCGTGGCACGACGGTCTCCGCCGAGCACGTCTCGGGTGCCGCCGAGCCGCTCAACCTCAAGCAGTTCATCTACGAGCTGGACGTCCCGGTGATCGTCGGCGGCTGCGCCACGTACACCGCCGCCCTGCACCTGATGCGTACCGGCGCGGCCGGTGTCCTCGTCGGCTTCGGCGGCGGCGCCGCGCACACCACGCGCAACGTCTTCGGCATCCAGGTCCCGATGGCGACCGCGGTCGCCGACGTGGCCGGTGCCCGCCGCGACTACATGGACGAGTCCGGCGGCCGGTACGTGCACGTGATCGCGGACGGCGGCGTCGGCTGGTCCGGCGACCTGCCCAAGGCCATCGCCTGCGGCGCGGACGCCGTGATGATGGGCTCCCCGCTGGCCCGTGCGACGGACGCGCCCGGTCGCGGCCGGCACTGGGGCATGGAGGCCGTCCACGAGGACGTGCCGCGCGGCAAGCTGGTGGACCTGGGCTCGGTCGGCACCACCGAGGAGGTCCTGACCGGTCCTTCGCACACCCCCGACGGCTCGATGAACATCTTCGGCGCGCTGCGCCGGGCGATGGCGACGACGGGGTACAGCGACCTCAAGGAGTTCCAGCGCGTCGAGGTCACGGTGGCGGACTCGCAGCACCGCCGCTGA